One window of the Athene noctua chromosome 5, bAthNoc1.hap1.1, whole genome shotgun sequence genome contains the following:
- the ARTN gene encoding artemin isoform X2, which translates to MEQRAGPPEPRPAGPTTHPQPKEGTLWGLLTILSLLAGLATGTLRTPHCNETLDASPTPRGMATASPAVEGGVEVPLATAWSQLYGDNVTTGGLGAAELAEDLLLRAERSPPGASKGKKGPRKSSRAVRGRNCHIRNLMVKVRDLGLGFNSDEIVLFKYCSGSCHRARSNYDLTLGSLLRQQLITPGPQERVLSHPCCRPTRYEAVSFMDVQNTWQTVEKLSAAECSCIG; encoded by the exons ATGGAGCAGCGAGCGGGGCCACCAGAGCCGAGACCTGCAGGACCCACCACACACCCACAGCCCAAG GAGGGAACGCTGTGGGGGCTCCTCACTATCCTCTCGCTGCTGGCTGGGCTGGCCACAGGCACCCTGCGAACACCACACTGCAATGAGACGCTGGACGCGTCCCCCACGCCGCGGGGCATGGCCACCGCCAGCCCGGCTGTGGAGGGTGGCGTGGAGGTACCGCTTGCCACTGCCTGGAGCCAGCTGTACG GGGACAACGTGACAACGGGTGGCCTGGGCGCTGCGGAGCTGGCGGAGGACCTGCTGCTGCGTGCCGAGCGCTCACCGCCAGGCGCCAGCAAAGGCAAGAAGGGGCCACGGAAATCCTCACGGGCGGTCCGTGGGCGCAACTGCCACATCCGCAACCTGATGGTGAAGGTGCGCGACCTGGGCCTGGGCTTCAACTCAGATGAGATTGTGCTCTTCAAGTACTGCAGCGGATCCTGTCACCGGGCGCGCAGCAACTACGACCTGACGCTGGGCAGCCTGCTGCGGCAGCAGCTCATCACCCCGGGGCCGCAGGAGCGGGTCCTCAGCCACCCCTGCTGCCGGCCCACCCGCTACGAGGCCGTCTCCTTCATGGACGTGCAGAACACGTGGCAGACAGTGGAGAAGCTCTCGGCGGCCGAGTGCAGCTGCATCGGCTGA
- the ARTN gene encoding artemin isoform X1, which translates to MRGGGGPGDGPRRGHASMEQRAGPPEPRPAGPTTHPQPKEGTLWGLLTILSLLAGLATGTLRTPHCNETLDASPTPRGMATASPAVEGGVEVPLATAWSQLYGDNVTTGGLGAAELAEDLLLRAERSPPGASKGKKGPRKSSRAVRGRNCHIRNLMVKVRDLGLGFNSDEIVLFKYCSGSCHRARSNYDLTLGSLLRQQLITPGPQERVLSHPCCRPTRYEAVSFMDVQNTWQTVEKLSAAECSCIG; encoded by the exons atgcggggcggcggcggcccgggggaTGGTCCCCGCCGCGGGCACG CCAGCATGGAGCAGCGAGCGGGGCCACCAGAGCCGAGACCTGCAGGACCCACCACACACCCACAGCCCAAG GAGGGAACGCTGTGGGGGCTCCTCACTATCCTCTCGCTGCTGGCTGGGCTGGCCACAGGCACCCTGCGAACACCACACTGCAATGAGACGCTGGACGCGTCCCCCACGCCGCGGGGCATGGCCACCGCCAGCCCGGCTGTGGAGGGTGGCGTGGAGGTACCGCTTGCCACTGCCTGGAGCCAGCTGTACG GGGACAACGTGACAACGGGTGGCCTGGGCGCTGCGGAGCTGGCGGAGGACCTGCTGCTGCGTGCCGAGCGCTCACCGCCAGGCGCCAGCAAAGGCAAGAAGGGGCCACGGAAATCCTCACGGGCGGTCCGTGGGCGCAACTGCCACATCCGCAACCTGATGGTGAAGGTGCGCGACCTGGGCCTGGGCTTCAACTCAGATGAGATTGTGCTCTTCAAGTACTGCAGCGGATCCTGTCACCGGGCGCGCAGCAACTACGACCTGACGCTGGGCAGCCTGCTGCGGCAGCAGCTCATCACCCCGGGGCCGCAGGAGCGGGTCCTCAGCCACCCCTGCTGCCGGCCCACCCGCTACGAGGCCGTCTCCTTCATGGACGTGCAGAACACGTGGCAGACAGTGGAGAAGCTCTCGGCGGCCGAGTGCAGCTGCATCGGCTGA